The region TTCAGTCCAATTCAAGCATCATTGGATAAAGCACATTGCAAACATAAGAGAAGACATGAATTCAAACCTTAAGATGACATTATTAAGAAAAGTAGCTTGAATCCCGAAAAAGTTGAATGTAAAAAggatataaataataaaagaaatcgaTAATATAGGAGAAATAGTAGAAATAGTAGAATTAGACAGGATAGTTCGTTGAGACAGTAAACTCAGGAAGACCGCCTAGACGTCAAACATAGGGTCACAATTGGAAAGTCTATAGCTAGGAGGAATTCCAAGAGATTTAAGTAGAGTTAGCATTGTGATTGGGAGTGATAAGTCACCAAAATAAATAAGCTTGGTAGGTTTGAGAAACATAGACCACCGGGATAGTCAGAGAATTCGCCATAGACATAGATGAATTGGGCTTGGGAAACATCTCGATCCCCAGTTAGGGTGGAAAAAAAAGAGGCTCCTTAAACAATAAGGTTACGTAATACACACAAATATTGTTGGAAAAAACCTggtttgaaaacggttttcttgtacagcaaaaaattaaaattttgaaaattggctcgatttgtgatatttagaGCAAAAATTTTAACCGAATTTTTACCTATGTTTTTGGCTTAGTGAACGTTGGTTGTTCCCAGCTtccaaccaaatgatcttctttaCTATTCTCGTATaacgaactgcttcgagtgtggggctcgaaccaattaaatcaaaacacaaaactagaaaaagttttatctcctttttggggtgaaaacgaaaGTTTTCTATTCTCAATAGAAaccagtagaattgttattttgaaaaaatatatgtaatagttgataacaaattatctctattttttggtagaataacaatctctcaaagttgtgttaatagctctaccggtgccatctatttataaaaaGAGATGGTAGAACCCTTTCCGaattgtagtggtttatttcaaatagaaaaacaacatttTACTTAGAATAGAACTAATGTGGAAggcacaccctagtattcctgCTAGGGTTGTCGCCACATTTATATCTATGAGGGGTTTTTGGGCTTGCAACGCCCCAAACCCAATCCGATGAACCAGATCCAAGTCTAGGGTGTCAAGTACATATGTAGCTCACTCAATTCCACAAATTTTACTTTTGATTACTGTTTAATTATAAATTCCTCTAAGAAATACATAAGTATGAAAATACGAGAATTCAATTGGTATACTCAGAAAGTTTATTTACAACTTTGATTGAATTGATGTCCTGGTCTATCATAACTATTCCGTGTAAAAGAATTCTAGAAGACAACTTAAACTCGAACACGCCTACAACcttgctttgtatgcataatagcctAATACGCCGCTTCTTCAACGTAGCCTAAACGTCGTCCCTCTAGGCGAAGACCTTTAAAACCCACATAAAACATAACACATAAAGATAAGTTCAGCGAAACTTAGTGAGGCAAATACCATTTACCTAAATCATATTTGCATGCCACATTTAATGTTTCAAGATCATCTTGCTGCTCTTGTTCTTCCTCGAGTCTCTAACAAAAATTGcctccatttttatttctttattcacgATCGTTACCATACCTTACCTTGAGACCATTTGCTTCTATTCAATGCCCTTGAGACCTTACCTACATTATCCGTTTACCAAACCATAACTTTCTCAAACTTCAGGAAGAAACCCATACACGGGTGTTCGATGTTTCATTTTGAGCGTATCATGTTtatgttcattttcaaaatacatTCTCATTTACCAAGCTATatctcttaaaattttcatttttgcaCGAATCTTAATCATATCGAGTACCTTACCATAGTACCCACAGATACGTTTTGTACTTGCTGATCTCACTGTTTGTATTAGGAAAAATAAGAAATACGCCTATCACTCAGTATAGAGTACACCATAAGGAGCATCCTTCATGGTTTATTCTTAAGAGTCTTCCTAAAACATGCCATAGGAGTAGCCCATCCTGTATGTACCGTGAGAACTTATTCTATAGGATCCGCCATAGAGGATATTCCTTTATAACCCACCGCAAGAGTATAACATTTATTCTTTACCACGAAGGCTCTAAGTCCAGAATCTGCCTTTCATATTATTCCTTCCTTATTCGACAAGAATCCCATCCCTTCAGGATATGTCAAAGAattcatttctttctttcaggGTTCCCCAAAGAGGTGTTTCCTTTAGAAGGTTGCCATAAAGGTCATTCTTTAAAGTGCGCCacaaaggccttctttacaagaTTTGCCATAAAGGCTTCCATCTCTTAAATTGCCACAAGGGCTTCTATTTCTCTAGTGTGTTTATAACAGGGATTCATCTAGACTCACATTTGGTGAGGTTTCCCCCTCATCATTTCGGGTCACACAAAGAACCCCATTaggtaatgatttttttttgttcttctcaTATGATGCTAGAGCTGACCAGCTATGGCCTTACACTATATAGTCTTTCCATATGAtgtcatagcccaactatggtcttacacaatatggtgCTATGACCATTGGCTTTCCTTTCAAAGATTGTGATTAAAGTCCCGACGGACCCTTTTTAGACTCTACCACAGTGAACAGACACAGACTCACAAATAGACCTTTCATGCATTTGCCCAAACTTAACATACATCTTAGACATTCTCTTATAGTTATACCTTTGACTCTAAATTTCCCATTATATACCTTATACTTGTCAGGTTCATACCAACTATACATGTAAGTATTTTCTAACATTCATATATCAACATATTCATCATACCGTCCCTTTTAGTTTTAGATCACAGTTTATATGATCTTTCGCAGAAGTATCTAGAATATACAATATACAACATACAAAAGTCGGCTTTGATGCTAAATGGAAGTTATATTGAATTGATTGGATTGAAATGGTTAAATGGATTGTTTTGGCATGTGTTGGGAATGTGTTAGTGTAGATGAAATGGTAAATGATGTTGGTTTGATGAATTTGTTTGGGAGttatgaaataggtaccaaatgaccTATATTTTACCAAAAACTAAGTCCACGTCCCGACAAGCAATCTTCCTCGTCGCAATATCGGTTGACAGTATGTGATGTCGCGACATCGAGTGGTCTAACGTTATGACATTAAAAACTGTTTGGCAACATCATGACGCGGAGTAAATGATGTCATGATGTCAGTCctgaaaatttaaaactttacaatttggtctcaTTTCATGCTCGGGTcaacaaaagagctttcataagctcgatttAGGCTCAGATTTAATTGTGTATCATAATGTGAAtgtgtctatgatatgattgaatgtttgaatgatttatttatggTATATTTGACAGTAGTTGCTCCAAAAATGGATGTGGTTGTAGCTCACACCCGGTGATCGagtcgggtgaggggtgttacaaatagcaggtcaacatttttattttaaataaacctaAGTACCACGTGGCACATTTTAATTGGCACCACGTGGCAACCAGTTTTTAACACTATTACAAAAAGGGGTTGAATCAAGTTACAGAATGATAGTACAAGTATCAATTTAGACAAAAAAAGTATAGGTACCAAAGTGGGAACACAAGCATTGTTCAAAGGCCTAAATTGAGAATTAAGTCTAAATAATCcctacatttaaaaatattatttgtttattttttataattttaatctaatatgttaattaaaatttaaagcatggtttaggattgtgaattcgaTTCTTATATTGTATATAAGTTGTGAATTTAGTTCATATACTCTAATTTGGTCATTCTTAGTCTATTtactttctaaattttaaatttaagtccTTACCTAAATGGTAAccgttaaattttactatttttaaaatttatgaagtaAACATATTATTCCATGTTTAATGTCATGCCAATTTATCATTTCTACATAATAACACAAAGAAAGTTATGTTAGTTTAGTTAAGGCACAATGACTTATTTAGTCCTCTAATTTTACacaaaaagtcattttagccctCTATTTTATTTTTCGCCTCTTTATCCATTGAACTTGTGTTGTTTGTTATGTTTGTCATGTTGCTTCAAAATGGATtgaaaagttaacatttgttaactttggGATGTGACATCTATGTATATaccacattaacaattaattaattttaaaaaaatgttaaaatataaaaaaatatatcaaataattttttttgttaatgtataccacttcaaaataattttttgtaaagGTGGAAtatcaaataagtcattatgccttTAGTTAATGTATTTAACGACAATCATTTGAGTCATtatcataatttcaaaattaaaaagtatagagactaaaatgaTCAAATCGGAGAATAAGCATTAAATCTACAACTTACGCATAGTACTATACCAATACCAAAATTTGACCTAACAAATTTCACTGTTACTGTTTGGGTAAgggttaaaatttgaaaatttaaaaaaaaattaagattaatcaaattaaattataagaacTAAATATGTAACTTATGCATAGTATAATagctaatagcaaaatttaacaaaaaaaatagtaataagaaCTTGGGGGACTTGGAtcataaatgtttaaaaattcaAGATTCGGcacattttataaataataattctttttatccaaattgaagtttaaaaattttatatcgTTTTACCCGCCACATGAAACAGAATCagtttaaaaaactaaaaagaaacaGAGTCAGTTAGCTCCCACGCGCCCCAAACACAACTGCTTAGCGCTTACGATTCTGTAGTCTTTCCAAGGGTATATTAGTCAGTAAAACCCTATAAAATCTCATTCTCCACACAAATAAAAGGCCGTTTTAGTAAATTCAAGTACTTCGcggaaaaacaaaacaaattatcCACCAATCACCTAATTTCCCCCTGCaagttttcccttctttttttctcAGTTCCCAAACAGaggggaaaaagaagaagaaaagaaaaatagtgaGGAATTCTTTAATTTCTACCATTTCTAATCTCGCAAAGTTTGAGGGAGAGAACCGAAAGAGAACGAATATACAATATCTTTCAACTTTACAATTGAAAGAATATAAAGACGCTGATTTTTCATCACTTGTGTCATTTCTGCTTTAGTTTTTACTTTCTCTGAAGAAACTGCGCCTTTCTCAAGCATTTCTTCTCTTCTTTGATCAGTAAGTTTACTCTCTCTTCGCTTTTATTTGTTGATTCTTTTGCAGAATATGTGCTTAACTTCTTTGCTTACATATACGTAGACGTAGGCGTTCTTGCATGAGTATAAATTATATTTGGATTTGCTGTTCTAGGACTGCTAGTGCGTATTCATTAATACTTTAATCTTCCCAGGTATTTGAATAGAAAGTCAATGAGAGTTCTTGAAACGCTTgtcaagaataaagatggattTTGCTTGTAGTTTTAAGCGTTCTACTAGCTTTCACGGTAGTGAAGGTACTAGTTATAGGATACTGGATCCCTTATGCCATAGGTTTAGATGCAAAAATTTAGGTTACAATGTTTTTGATTCCAAGATTGGATTGAAAACTCGGTCCTTGAATAAAACGAGGAAATGTCTGGTGTATAGTGGCTGTTTAAGTTCAAATTTGGTTTTCAGAGGGAAATTTGATAGTCATTTGTGCTGTGCGTATTCAAGTACATCGTTTTATGGTTTACGTGATGTCTTGAAAGTAAGAGGAGTTAGGTCGCGTCGTCAAGGTAATGATTCTTTGGCATTTTCCGTTGGGAATGGTGAGAATGTGGAGTTTGTGGAGAATAATGATGAGAACTCGAGTGGTACTGTCTCAAATGGTTtgggagaagaagaaagaaatgaaagTAATGAAGTGGAAACACCAACTGTGGATGAGTTGAAGGAATTGTTGCAGAAGGCAATGAGGAAATTGGAAGTGGCACGTCTTAATAGTAGAATGTTTGAGGAAAAGGCTCAGAGAATATCAGAAGCTGCGATAGCCTTGAAGGACGAAGCAGCTCATGCTCGGATTGATGTTAATAGAAGGCTTGATATGATTCAAGATATTTTGAATGAAGAGCGTGTTGCTAAAGAGGCTGTTCTAGAAGCAACAATGGCACTATCTTTAGCCAAGGCAAGGCATCAGGTGGTAGTAGAGTCTCAGAAAGAGGGAAATGATTTCCCAGAAAGATCTGGGGaaattgatgtggaaattgatgTTAGGGAAGATAATGGACCACTATTGGCTGCACAAGATGAGATTATAAAATGCCAGGAGACGCTCGAGAATTGTGAAGCAGAGTTATCGCACTTGCGGAGTAAAAATTATGAGTTGCACAATGAAGCACATCGATTGAATGAGGTTGCAGAGAAAGCAGAGATGGATGCCTTTAAAGCTGAGGAAGATGTGGCCCATATCATGCTTTTAGCAGAGCAAGCTGTTGCTTTTGAGTTGGAGGCTACACAGTGTATGCATGATGCTGAGATGGCCCTACAAAAAGCCGAAAAATCTCTTTCTACTTCAACTGGTGAAGCTGTCCATGGGAAGGTTTTGGGTAAAGAGGCTGTTGTCGAGGAGGGAGAGATCACTCAAGGGGCCTCTGATGCTGTTACTGTTGAAAGAGAAAAGGATGGTACGGTAGTTGTTGAACTTGAACCTAAGGAAGACATCTTATCAGAGAAGGCGAGAAAAAGTTCTGAAGATCTCGAACTAGTTGATGAGGAGAGTGATCGTGAGAATGGAATGCTGGGTTTATTTTCTCTTAAAGAAGCTGAAATTGAAGCAGAGAAGTCAAAAAATGTTCAACCAAAGAAGCCTGAAACTCCAAAGGATCTGACAAGGGAGAGTTCACCTACTAGTACCCCAAAGTCATTGTTGAATAAATCTTCCCGTTTCTTCTCTGCGTCATTCTTTTCCTTCAGCGTTGATGGGACACAATTCACACCAGCATCAGCTGCCCAGGATCTTGTGGAGTCTGCAAGGAAACAAATCCCTAAGCTGGTTGTAGGAATACTGCTCTTTGGAGCCGGGTATGTTTTGAATTTTACTACCTTGTTTCattaactaattaaaatatatcaCTCTTCTGGAAATTCCTGTATATGTCTTTACTGAACATTGTTGATTTCTTGCTTTATGACTCAAATAGTGTTTCCTGTATGTCTTCTGGAAATTAACTTTAGTTTTTGATAGAAGCTGTAGAAACAAGATGTGTTTCCTTTGCAATGGTATGCCATTTCTtgtttaattaaaagtttagatcTAGAAAAGCACTGCTTGATTATAGAGCAACACTGAGTCAAATCTTCTGAGAGGGGCTATTCAATCGAGTCCGTGTTTTATCAGTTTGTTGCTACTTAATGATTCCCACCTTCAATTACAGGGCTGCCTTCTATGCTAATCGGGCAGAGAGGAATTCTCATCTGCTGCAGCAGCCAGATGTCATTGCCACTAGTATAGAAGAAGTTTCCGCAAATGCAAAGCCTCTGATCCGACAAATACAGAAAATTCCCAAAAGACTCAAGAAACTAGTTGCTACGTTTCCTCATCAAGAGGTATGTGATTCCTtattaattatctattttttatttttaagcttaaTCCTCTTTTATGCAGCTTGCCATCATCTCATTTCAATGTTTAAATTTCACAGATGAACGAGGAGGAGGCCTCCCTCCTTGATGTTTTGTGGTTACTGCTTGCAAGTGTAATTTTTGTGCCTGTCTTTCAGAAACTTCCTGGAGGTGACTAAAATActgtattaattatttcaaatctGAGCATGTTGCAAGGAGGTGACGTTCTTAGAAAAACACATGAGTATTCTTTTCATTCATGAATTTTTGGGATAGCATTTGTAGTTCATGcttga is a window of Gossypium hirsutum isolate 1008001.06 chromosome D08, Gossypium_hirsutum_v2.1, whole genome shotgun sequence DNA encoding:
- the LOC107900899 gene encoding K(+) efflux antiporter 2, chloroplastic codes for the protein MDFACSFKRSTSFHGSEGTSYRILDPLCHRFRCKNLGYNVFDSKIGLKTRSLNKTRKCLVYSGCLSSNLVFRGKFDSHLCCAYSSTSFYGLRDVLKVRGVRSRRQGNDSLAFSVGNGENVEFVENNDENSSGTVSNGLGEEERNESNEVETPTVDELKELLQKAMRKLEVARLNSRMFEEKAQRISEAAIALKDEAAHARIDVNRRLDMIQDILNEERVAKEAVLEATMALSLAKARHQVVVESQKEGNDFPERSGEIDVEIDVREDNGPLLAAQDEIIKCQETLENCEAELSHLRSKNYELHNEAHRLNEVAEKAEMDAFKAEEDVAHIMLLAEQAVAFELEATQCMHDAEMALQKAEKSLSTSTGEAVHGKVLGKEAVVEEGEITQGASDAVTVEREKDGTVVVELEPKEDILSEKARKSSEDLELVDEESDRENGMLGLFSLKEAEIEAEKSKNVQPKKPETPKDLTRESSPTSTPKSLLNKSSRFFSASFFSFSVDGTQFTPASAAQDLVESARKQIPKLVVGILLFGAGAAFYANRAERNSHLLQQPDVIATSIEEVSANAKPLIRQIQKIPKRLKKLVATFPHQEMNEEEASLLDVLWLLLASVIFVPVFQKLPGGSPVLGYLAAGILIGPYGLSIIRHVHGTKAIAEFGVVFLLFNIGLELSVERLSSMKKYVFGLGTAQVLVTAVAVGLVAHFVAGHPSPAAIVIGNGLALSSTAVVLQVLQERGESTSRHGRATFSVLLFQDLAVVVLLILIPLISPNSSKGGVGFGAIAEALGVAAVKAAVAITAIIAGGRLLLRPIYKQIAENKNAEIFSANTLLVILGTSVLTARAGLSMALGAFLAGLLLAETEFALQVESDITPYRGLLLGLFFMTVGMSIDPKLLLSNFPVIAGALGLLIGGKTILVALVGKLCGISIISAIRVGLLLAPGGEFAFVAFGEAVNQGIMSSQLSSLLFLVVGISMALTPWLAAGGQLIASRFELVDVRSLLPVESETDDLHDHIIICGFGRVGQIIAQLLSERLIPFVALDVRSDRVAMGRALDLPVYFGDSGSPEVLHNVGAERACAAAITLDSPGGNYRTVWALSKHFPNVKTFVRAHDVDHGLNLEKAGATAVVPETVEPSLQLAAAVLSQAKIPSSEIAATINEFRSRHLRELTELYQDDGIPLNYGFGVMSKSKAQQSDSSDDNNVTLGNIKDSQE